One genomic region from Motacilla alba alba isolate MOTALB_02 chromosome 5, Motacilla_alba_V1.0_pri, whole genome shotgun sequence encodes:
- the SNAPC1 gene encoding snRNA-activating protein complex subunit 1 has product MSAVPGLREDCEELLGAFQQADTVRFERFAELWRERRFHTIFYGRIRALERNKLAKKTLELAQQYFFPPYSFQIRVGALYLLYGLYNAQLCQPKQKIRIALKDWPEIQKFQQDLLDSQHYDAAYIFMRLRLARAFHFTAMPKLLTYRTKKKIEENYFKEEFKDPSNRVNSLITNDVLEELMNIHDHYQKMKCVISADKSQPDKALSLIKDDFVVSLKDITLEHQEWQQNRMKLLRNAKVTPEAENKKKEETLLESEGSERANALARIKYKSYSAVVEVSRSRRHRQVQLESSESGSSCGKSPSRSKKASRTPQPARRGSSKVRGEMQVAEETVTRHIGMPVITEEDSDEGEVSLPKRRR; this is encoded by the exons atGAGCGCCGTGCCGGGGCTGAGGGAGGACTGCGAGGAGCTGCTGGGCGCCTTCCAGCAGGCGGACACCGTCCGCTTCGAGCGCTTCGCCGAGCTGTGGCGGGAGCGCCGCTTCCACACCATCTTCTA tGGTAGAATAAGAGCTTTGGAGAGGAATAAGCTCGCAAAGAAGACTCTAGAGCTGGCCCAGCAGTACTTCTTTCCTCCCTACTCCTTCCAGATCCGAGTTGGTGCTCTGTACCTTCTGTATGGGCTCTATAATGCCCAGCTTTGTCAGCCAAAACAAAAG ATCAGAATTGCACTCAAGGATTGGCCTGAAATCCAGAAGTTTCAGCAGGATCTGCTTGACTCCCAGCACTATGATGCAGCCTACATCTTCATGAGACTGCGACTTGCCAGAGCCTTCCATTTCACAGCAATGCCAAAGCTA CTGACCTACAGAACTAAGAAGAAGAttgaggaaaattattttaaagaagaatttAAGGACCCGAGTAACAGAGTAAACAGCCTCATCACTAATGATGTATTGGAG gaaCTGATGAATATTCACGACCACTATCAGAAAATGAAGTGTGTCATTTCAGCTGACAAATCCCAGCCAGACAAGGCCCTGAGCTTGATAAAAGATGACTTTGTGGTTAGTCTCAAAGACATAACCTTGGAACATCAGGAATGGCAGCAGAACAGAATG AAATTACTCCGAAATGCTAAAGTAACTcctgaagcagaaaacaaaaagaaagaggagactTTGCTAGAATCAGAG GGTTCTGAAAGAGCAAATGCCCTGGCCAGAATCAAATACAAGTCTTATTCTGCAGTTGTTGAG GTTTCCAGATCCAGGAGACATCGGCAAGTGCAGTTGGAATCCTCTGAATCGGGGTCCAGTTGTGGGAAGTCTCCAAGTCGAAGTAAAAAAGCCAGCAGGACACCACAGCCAGCAAGGAGAGGTTCTTCAAAAGTTAGAG GTGAAATGCAAGTGGCAGAGGAAACTGTAACTCGGCATATCGGGATGCCAGTAATCACAGAAGAGGACTCAGATGAAGGAG aagtatcTCTCCCCAAGAGGAGAAGATGA